CTGCACTACCAAccaaagaacttttctcctaaatttataatttataattcataatagggaaaaagaactctattcgggagtgtggcctacaccaacactcccatgagtctatctctctccactCCATATGCAAAGACGCCtgtgcccccttgttttgaggaggagagatatagacacatgggagtgttggtgtaggccaagctcccggacagaaaaactgcttcccttcaTAATATAAGAGTTTctattgggaaaaagatctctacttggtggcgtttcctacgccctctcacagggcattgtgagatgatgcctctaccCTCTGGGTAGATACCTAAGTGTGCTCCCTCATTGGCccaaacgcttgtgtagagaccatgcgaccaagtagagatctcttgcccatttctattttcttattttggggggaggggtgggAAACACATGACCACCAAGACTACTCCACCTTCATATCATACtctatattaaatatatatatatatatccactcgtctcttattttatgttttgggAAAGGTGTTCGTACACGGGAGATTCTTCCATCAACACCTTCAAATAAGGGATGTAGGGGCTTTTGTGTCATTTTAGGATTGACATTTATGTTAATCTGGCTGCATTTAATTCCAATTTGGCTGCATTTAGGATTGCCTTATGTTTTTCAGAAACTTTTTATTACATGAGACAAAATCAAATTTTGTGGGTCCATTAAAAGAGCGTTCAAACTTTGTCCCCTGTGGTACCCAAAACATTTTCCCACTTCACTGCTTTGATCACCTTTTGAAGAGGATTGATACCCATGCCGTGTTGACTTTGTGATTCAGGTTTGAATATCCAAAGCTGCATGCCACAGTGCCCAGCTGCTCTCTACCCATTGAATGTTATTCAAAAAACAGGGAAGGGGGGAAGTTCCCCCATTCACTGTGACCTTGTATCAGACTAAGATCAGATAACTTCATTATTTATGGGCATCTGATTTGTTGTTACGTATTAAGATTTAGTcttattgaaaagaaaaaagggtggGGGAAGAGGGAGGAGCAAGTATATCACCACTTAGTAGTTAGTAGATGAAGGCAGATTTTGAAACCAGGTCTAGAATTTAGACCAAAGTTATTATATCCTTTCTAAATTTCAATCAGTGACAGTTTGTTTTTTTCTGTTGCACAGGTGAATATATCCCATTTGTGTTAAACTTCATCAATAATATCTGTTTCCAATGGCTCGTATTTCCATTGAAGAGCTTGAGGCAACGGAGATGGAACTTTTAGAGGACTTGCCATATGTTCACAAGGTGGGAATGCCTGCCAGACAAAATCTCTTCGACGAAATCACAGCAACTATCAAGGAAACTTTCTTTCCAGATGACCCTTTACGCGAATTCAAAGGCCAAACTCGTTCGAAAAAGTTTAAGCTAGTTCTCCAATCAATTTTCCCAATATTAGAGTGGGGGAGAGACTACAATTTAACAAAGTTCAAAGGAGATATTGTTTCCGGACTCACCATTGCTAGCCTTGCTGTACCCCAGGTAGCTAAGAGACAGcagcaaaaaaataatattaagaTCAAGAACCAACATAATCTCAACATATACATGATTCTAACAATTGCTTTAACTTGTAAAACAGGATATTGGATATGCAAAGCTTGCAAATCTTGCTCCCCAATATGGGCTTTGTAAGTTTTTGCATTGTTGATTAACATCTTGCTATGGATTATTGACTTTTAATGGTTTTATCGATTATGTTTATCATTtcatttagttttttttctttttttcttctcctgttGTTTTGGGGATTTTCACAGACACTAGCTTTGTCCCACCATTGATATATGCCTTCATGGGAAGTTCGAGAGATATAGCCATTGGACCAGTTGCAGTAGTGTCTCTCCTGATGGGCACCATGCTCCGTAGTGTGATTGATCCTGTTAGTAATGCAGCTGAGTATACTCGACTGGCATTTACAGCCACTTTTTTTGCAGGAATTACACAAGCAGCACTTGGGTTTTTTAGGTTTGTGAATTTTatgtatattttctttatttattgcTTCTAACTCTCCTTGATTTTGTATGTTGATTTGATATTTTTACAACTGAAGATATATATCATACATTACTGAAATCTATATTTTATGGTCCTGTCTCTAGATTGGGATTCTTGGTTGACTTCCTATCCCATGCAACTATTGTTGGGTTTATGGCTGGAGCTGCCATTACAATTGGTCTTCAACAGCTTAAAGGTTTTCTCGGCATACAAAACTTTACACAGAATACCGACATTGTGTCTGTTATGAGCTCAGTGTTTAGCGCAGCACCTCATGGGGTAGGCAAGGCAATCTAACAGTCATTTCATTCTTCAATGGTTGAGATGGATTGACATCATATATATGAAACCCAGTTTGTAATACAAGTCACCAAACTCTACTTTCATTTTGCAGTGGAGCTGGCCGAATATACTCATTGGAGCATCGTTCTTGATTTTCCTTCTGGTTACTAAGTACATTGTAAGGGTTCCCATTCATGTACCTCTATTTGCCCATAATTTTGTGGTGTTGAAAGTCTTCTGACCCCTTGCATGGTATGAGAGAAAacaggcaaagaagaagaagaagctttttTGGGTGTCTGCAATTGCACCATTGACTTCTGTTATATTATCCACTTTTTTTGTGTACATTACCCATGCACAGCAAAATGGTGTTATAATTGTAAGTAATATCTTcttactttttttccttttttttttttttgaatttttaatacAAAAGACAATAGTAATTTCAGTAACTGATAAGTCTAGTAATATATGAAGGTGAACCATATACAAAAAGGTATCAATCCGTCATCTGTAAATGAAATTTATTTCTCTGGGAAATACCTAGTGTCAGGTATTAAGGTTGGTATCGTGGCTGGTGTGATAGCATTAACGGTAAGCCAATTATGATGCCTCTCTCTCAAATACAACAGAAATTTAAACGCTTAAATATTTCCTGCATCTGAATACAAATGCTTTGGATTTATTAGGAATCAATAGCAATTGGAAGAACATTTGCAGCAGTCAAAGACTATCAACTTGATGGAAACAAAGAAATGGTGGCATTAGGACTGATGAACATTGTTGGTTCAATGACTTCATGTTATACTGCGACAGgtattaaaagaattattatcATACGATTAATCTATGTAAGGGCAGGCATCCagaacaacaacaaaagaaaaaactgtAACACAATATTAGAGCCCTGTCTAGTGGAGCATAAATTACTAGAAAGATAAAGGATCTACATATTGTGAAAATGCAAGGGGCCTACAATATCCATAGCAAACACACATTTTTAGTAGGTCAAGAAAGATTAAGGGATGGTTGGTACGAACATTTTATGAGGTCAAATTATTTCATGTTAGATCCATCAAGGAACACACATTTTGGATAAGACATCAGTGTGTTTCAAATCAAATGTTTGTGTCTGTGGGATTAATGATCTTTTCTTCCCTTGCAGGTTCTTTCTCTCGCTCAGCTGTGAACTACATGGCAGGTTGTAAAACTGCTGTCTCCAACATTGTGATGTCGATCGTCGTTTTACTAGTTTTAGAACTGATTACACCTGCCTTTGAGTATACCCCAAACGCTGTTCTTTCTGCTATCATTATTTCGGCCGTAGTTAGCCTGATCGACATTGAGGCTGCACTGCTCATATGGAAGATAGATAAATTGGATTTCATTGCTTGCCTAGGAGCCTTTCTTGGTGTAGTTTTTTACTCTGTTGAGATTGGACTCTTGATTGCAGTAAGGAATTGGATTTATAACTTCTCAAATTTTGAGATCATTTGTCTGGTAACATCGACTAAGATGTCTCCACTGTTTGTTGTGGTAGGTTTGCATATCCTTTGCTAAAATACTCCTACAAGTTACAAGGCCACGGACTGCAATACTTGGAAATATCTCCAGAACAACAGTCTATAGGAACATCGGACAATATCCAGAGGCGACCAAGGTTCCTGGTGTACTTATTGTGAGAGTTGATTCTGCAATTTACTTTTCCAACTCCAACTATGTCAGGGAGAGGTAAGGTGCTTTTTTATACAAACAGTAGTCCATCAACTCTGTATCTTCCTTCATCTATTATTTGAATTTGGAACTTTATTCACTAAGTCAATAATTTTAAGGAAGATGGTGATACATCCAGCAGAGTTACCATACACCCACCACTATCCTGACCTAAATTGGGTTGCAGTGTTGCACAATTTGTGACACTGCAGCAAGGTCAAGACACATTGTTTCCAGATTATGGAATAGCGGTTGTTCAGATGGGAAGATCCTTAACAACTGCTCTGTTTGCATGTGTATGGATGCCAACAAATATGTTTCTTCTGGCAATCTTAAAGACTAAAAGGATGGATGTTAAGATTAAAGACATTTTGCTTTTCCTTCTCTAATTCTGAAGGGTGTGGTGGCCGGAGATCTGCTAGATTGACATGATTCAATGAAATCTCCCAAGCAAAAatatgtgaaaaaaaaatcttccagaATACAATATACACCATAGTTATGGGACAGGAAGACTAGAAGTCTAGATCTCAATTATATTATCCCATAATTCCTGTTTGTATATTACCTTTATCCTATTAACAGAGGAGGTCACCTTTAAAAGGGCCTCCACCCTTGTCTCTATGTACCAGTAGTTCTATCTCTTGAGATAGTCCAGTTTCCCACAGCTTTTGACTAAGACAATAGGATATCAGGAACAGAATCATCAAAACAAAGTCCTTGCAGGATATTGAGATGGTTAATAGATGAGGAAGAGCAACTGAAGGCCAAAGACCTACCAAGAATCCAGTTCTTGATAATTGAGATGTCACGTAAGtaatcacatttttttttttcaaatgccaCTTTTTTTCTATCAGATTTCTTTTTCAGCACATGTTCTTTTGAAACTCATCTTCATGATATATATGTCACAGCGGTTACCGACATTGATACTAGTGGCATCCATGCCTTGGAAGAGTTGCACAGGAATCTCCAGAAGAAAAATGTTCGAGTAAGCAGACACATAGCTCTATTGCAttctatccccccccccccaaccccaccccccaataaaaataaataaataaatttggggTCCTTTGTTTGTCAGTTATATGACACTACAAGACATCTATTTCATCTTTGGCATCACCTAATGAGGCAGAGCAGTATCAAAGtatgtgtgtgcgtgtgtgtgtatAAGGGCATATGTGCCTATGTGGTGCATGAGACTTCCCGCTACtgcaagtatatatatatatatatatagagagagagagagagaggcatcaTTCCCACAAAATATAATCCCCTACTGGTAGGAACTTCTACCCCAATTATGAAAGCATTGTTAGTAACTTGACATCAATCCTGTATTTCTTAACATaccaaatgaatttctaaaaaaaatacaaaaactcaTGCATCTATACCTTCACTATATTTTTCATGATCCTTTACTGCAATATTCCAAATTATTGTCATATTATTCATTTTCCATGTGTTTGCATTTGAAAATTATTAATTTACATAAATAATACATAAAAGTATGTTTCTAAGAGATAAATACTCCTAAAAGTAtgttattattttataaatatgTTGAATTTCATTATAACTATTAATAAGCACAAGAAGTAGTCCCTGATCATATTCTGTACTATATTTACAAATTATACTCAAAACATAGAAGTCATCGATGATGGGAGTTTTTTAGGGATATGCtaacatatttttttagtaCCTTGTGCTTATCATATATGGCAGAAGTACCTTATTAATCCCATGTCTTCCTTAGCTTGTCATAGCAAATCCTGGGCCGGTGGTGATGGAAAAACTTCACGCATCCAAGTTTACAGACATGATTGGCGATGAGAATATCTTCGTCAATGTCGCAGACGCTGTGGCAACATATGCTCCTAAGATGGCAGAAGAAACCTGAGAAGATGGATGCGTACCTATCTTCAATATATAGCCGAAGCATTTCACATTACAAGTACTAGAAGTGAAAGCTTTGCACATAAACAACACTTGAGTAGAATTGAGAAGGAAAGGATTGCTTGCATGTGACAAGAttatatacaaaagaaaacTGGCAAAAACAGGGATATGTCGGTGGTTGTAAAATGTTTGAGTCTTTACATTGTGATTGATTAGTTTTCACTTAATAAAGTTGAAGTGATTGTGGAAATGACACACTattgccctttgtcttatttccGTAAGTTCTTTATGTCAAGGTAAAAAGGGTATTTCAAAATAACTTGTAAATGTACTTTCTACATCATTTTCAGTTGCATGTGACAAGattgtaaataaaataaaactggCAAAAACAAGGATAGTGGTGGGGTGGTTGTAAAATGTTTGAATCTTTATATTGTGATTGATTAGTTTTCACTTAATAAAAATGAAGTGATTGTGGAAATGACACATTACAGGCATATTTAGAacatgtaaccttcttttgattgccctttgtcttatttccGTAAGTTCTTTATGTCAAGGTAAAAAAGGTATTTCAAAATAACTTGTAAGCAATTGAGAAGGAAAGGATTGTTTGCATGTGACAAGAttgtaaataaaagaaaactggCAAAAACAGGGATAGTGGTGGGGTGGTTGTAAAATGTTTGAGTCTTTACATTGTGATTGATTAGTTTTCACTTAATAAAGTTGAAGTGATTGTAGAAATGACACACTACAGGCGTATTTAGAacatgtaaccttcttttgattgccctttgtcttatttccGTAAGTTCTTTATGTCAAGGTAAAAAGGGTATTTCAAAATAACTTGTAAGTGTACTTTCTACGTCATTTTCAAGAGTTGTCATAGTCTTGCATGCATTtcaagtacacatgtgaaatgacaggattttaCCCGCACTAAAAGaagtgtgttatactaaaaggaaaaagtaaaattacaaattatttgacaccttgaggggagtaaataagaaaatcccaaagatGACTGAAAGATTTGCCTTTCAATCAGACCCTTCATCCAAGGCTCATGATCCTTTGAACCATCATCTTTAGACCACTCTCCTTTCACTTCTATCTCCGGGAACGCTGTTGTCAAAGTGTTGACAATGTTATGAAattgaaagaaacaaaagaagagggcgtgtgggggaagaagaaaaacattcTATCCCCTTTGTCTGTGAACACCAACTGGAAACCTGCTTAGCAAGTTCAATAGTGCAGGTTCTTTGTAAACAATGGTGGAAACATTAAGCCCTTGAGAAACCAGAAGATGCAGATTGGTCTGCTGGCAACTAAAGTACATTCCGCAATGAAGAGATAGGTCATTTATTTTGAAGAAATGAGGAAGAAAGTCCAAGTATAAACCTCTGAACCAGAAAAATCAACCAGTCCAGCAATTTATCAGGGCAAGAGAAATTGCAGTGAGAGTGCAAGGGGTTGAAGGGGTATGGGAACGTCGGGTTGATTTCTATTctgttttctattttcctttttatttattcaacATTCCAATGGTTGAGCATTGCTGGTGACAAAGAAGAGTGGGAGAGGACGAGAGGCAAAAGGATAATCATGAAGGCTCCGTCTGCTTGCATgtagaaggaagggaagggaagtgaatttggttaaaaaagaaaaggggtaTTTGTAATCATTATTGTGAAATCCACTTAAACTAATGTAGACCAGTCTACAAGAGGATCACAAACTTCATTTCTagcaacagtaaatacttcgattggttctcagatttgcaggaaatttcagaacaataaaataaaaacaagaaatcaatgaagggaagaagatagggtagtctctctcAGACTCGGGGTCTCTCACTGTATTTTGGTTTCTCACCATATAGCACTACATCTCACAGTCATCTAAGTcttacaaaataaaagaaaagaatctagccaatatctcattaatcaaattcgtgtataAGGTTGTAGCCCCTTATAATCTtaaatagaagactcaaaaacaaactcaaacactaaaaacgAATGGCCTACCTAagccttaactaataaggtaacataaactgagaGTTAGTTACAAAATCATGTTAAGAGTTATTACAAAAGGtactattttaatttttattcaatGTCATCTCCCTTCCATTTATTTTCTATGCAACCAGAGAAAGTTTGAAGTTGGTAGTTGGCTCAATTGGTAAGGTCTAATCCTAGTTACACCATAGATTCAGGATCGCCCCTTTGCACTATATGTGCTTCTCTCGAGGGCACAAGGTTCCCAATCAATTTTGccccaggaaaaaaaaatctttaccAAAATGACCGTGAGTTTTTTCCATTTATCAATATCATTACATCTGGTGAAAACCATTCAACAAGATCCATCTAAGACTTATGCTTGAGTGATTGAACGGAACTTTCCTTTTAATTGTTAAAATTAATTTGACATTCACTTATTACTGAATAATAAACAACTACCAGAACAACTGTGCTTGTGCTAAGCACTTTACTACTAGTGTTTTAGAACTCAAAACGAACGCTTATGTTCTATGGAGTCGAGTAGTCTCGACTTAGGTTTTCAACTTGTTGAATCagcaaaatataattaaaaaatcataaatagaTAAGAATAGGATAATCTTTTGCGTGACTATGCCTGGTGAAGCAGTTCACTTCACTACGAGTCTATGCCATTTTCACCCTCATAAATGTTTCTGCGGAGTTTTATTGTAAATTCACTTTTCAAGGAATCAATGCACCAAATCCCTCTCCCATTCCTCCTCGGctccatctttctctctcccctcccctgcccTTCGGCTTACTCTCATTTTTACcgtgagttatgacttatgatgGAGCTGGCTTCATCATCTCTTCCTGCTCAAGCTCTAATAACAGAAAATCATGTGGTTTCTAACACTAGATTTGGATTCAGTTGACAGCCTAGACTAGTGATCTGCCTGCCCTACCTCCGACTCCTACCGATCGTTGTTGAAAGGTGAACCAATGGTTTATTCTGCAAAGCCTCTTCTAGGATGCAGAGATGGAGCTGAAGAAGAACCTACTTCACTCTCTTCGCTTTACGCTTCTCTGCCTTCATAGTAGCTTCAATTCTCTACGACAATTGAAACATTCAGCAAATGAATGCAAAGGACAGCAAGTAtccaccacacacacacaactctCCTCACCTCTGTACCTCCTAAAGTTTCTAGCAACAATAAGCCAAAACTAGCTGCAGATGGGTTTACtccattttctatttcttcGCTTTCGTTATCCGGATTTGCTTGCCCAGATTAAACATTATCAATTTAATCCACTTATCCCGATTAGCAAGTTTTCGtgcttctattattttttaatttctgacCTGGAGTCTCATGGGGCGAGGGAGATGCAAGGGAAGGGGAAGTGAAAGGAAGGCGGCGGCAAAGCATAGCTGGTACCATTCCAGTAAATGTgaaattacatttttacccaTCTTCTAAAATTATTGTCCAATGCAAAAACAAGGCATAACTTTGCCAGAAACGAAACTAcgaagattgtgggaaaagcaagggcgaagaaatatgaagatctttataaaaATCTGAGCACAAAAGAAGGGGGATAAGCTAttttatacaacaacaacaaactcagtcttatctcaacttaatggtgttggctacatggatccaaacaaagaaaagtagggaaaacaaaggtataaaaaaaaaattaaaaataaaaagggagagaggactgcccagaaaatcagaaaattctCAGTTAAATGGAGCCTGCTACAACGACCCTTGccttccaataggctctatccaaggtcatacttggtacaagccCTAGGtaatgcatgtccttcctcacaacttctcctatggtcattttaggcctgcccctagctcttttagctccttcaatcaggatcATATCATTCCTTattggggcgtccctaggcctccgttggatgtggtcataccacctcaaaccactctctcggagcttgtcattgatcggggcaactcccaagtcaacTCTAATAtgctcattccttactttatccttcctagtttttccacacatccatcttaacatcttcaTCTTTGCTGAAAAAAACTTCCCAATATAACACATCTTAACTGCCCATCATTCTACTCCATACATCATAATCAGacatacaacagtcctatagaactttcctttaagctttaaatgGATATGTTAGTTACATAGTACtccggacacacctctccacttcatccatcccactttaattctttgtgaaacatcatcctctatgtcacttttttattaataattgaccacagatatctaaaatagtcgctttgcggtatctctctttccccaattcgcaccatgtcagAATCTATCATAgaatgactaaaattacacatcctATACttcgtctttgttctactaatcttaaagcctcttgtttccaaagtagctctccaaagctctaacttagcattaatccctgctttagtctcatctaccaaaacgATATCAACGGCGAAAAGCATACACCACAAGACCTCTTCTtggatgc
The sequence above is a segment of the Telopea speciosissima isolate NSW1024214 ecotype Mountain lineage chromosome 7, Tspe_v1, whole genome shotgun sequence genome. Coding sequences within it:
- the LOC122667378 gene encoding sulfate transporter 1.2-like; its protein translation is MARISIEELEATEMELLEDLPYVHKVGMPARQNLFDEITATIKETFFPDDPLREFKGQTRSKKFKLVLQSIFPILEWGRDYNLTKFKGDIVSGLTIASLAVPQDIGYAKLANLAPQYGLYTSFVPPLIYAFMGSSRDIAIGPVAVVSLLMGTMLRSVIDPVNIYHTLLKSIFYGPVSRLGFLVDFLSHATIVGFMAGAAITIGLQQLKGFLGIQNFTQNTDIVSVMSSVFSAAPHGWSWPNILIGASFLIFLLVTKYIAKKKKKLFWVSAIAPLTSVILSTFFVYITHAQQNGVIIVNHIQKGINPSSVNEIYFSGKYLVSGIKVGIVAGVIALTESIAIGRTFAAVKDYQLDGNKEMVALGLMNIVGSMTSCYTATGSFSRSAVNYMAGCKTAVSNIVMSIVVLLVLELITPAFEYTPNAVLSAIIISAVVSLIDIEAALLIWKIDKLDFIACLGAFLGVVFYSVEIGLLIAVCISFAKILLQVTRPRTAILGNISRTTVYRNIGQYPEATKVPGVLIVRVDSAIYFSNSNYVRERILRWLIDEEEQLKAKDLPRIQFLIIEMSPVTDIDTSGIHALEELHRNLQKKNVRLVIANPGPVVMEKLHASKFTDMIGDENIFVNVADAVATYAPKMAEET